The following DNA comes from Enterocloster bolteae.
AGGATTAACTGCGAGGATCTGGAAGCCTCCATGCGCACAAGCTTTCCCGAGATAACCTGGGTGTCTGCCCGTGTTTCCGGCACAAGGCTGCTCATCCACATCAAGGAAAACGAGGTGCTGTCCACTATCCCTGAGAAGGACGAGACACCCTGCGACATTGTGGCGTCCCAGCCCGGAATCATCACCTCCATGGTGGTGCGCCAGGGGGTTGCCCAGGTCTGTGTGGGGGACCAGGTGGAGGAGGGACAGGTACTGGTCAGCGGCCGGGTACCCATTATCGGTGACAACGAGGAGGAGATCAATGCCTACATGGTTCACGCGGATGCGGATATTGTGGCCAGAACCGTCAAACAATATGAGAAAACATTTCCTCTGCTGCATCAGGAACGTGTCCATACGGGGCGCAGGCGGAGAGGGTGGTACATGAAGGCCGGGGCCTGGTCCTTTACCTTCCTGACCCCGGTAAGGGGACAGGGGGAGTGGGATTATTCCATGGAGGAAAAACAGCTGAGGCTGTTTTCCAATTTCTATCTTCCTGTCTATATAGGCGCCATACAGGGCCGGGAAATGGCTGCTTATGAGAGAAATTACAGGGAGGATGAGTTAAAGGAGCTGTCTAAAGCCATAAATTACCAATTTGTCAAAAATTTAGAGGAAAAGGGGGTACAAATTCTTGAAAATAATGATAGAATAGAAACAAGTGTTTCTGAATGCCGTCTGACAGGTGAACTCGTCACAGAGGAATCCATTGTTAAGACACAGCCGGCAGCGGAGCCTGATATGAATTCCGGCGGAGAGCCGGGAGAAAAACCAGAGGAGACAATAACTGCTGAATGAGTGTAATTGAGACAATGATTGACATTCCCGCAGAGCATGAGCGGAATGTCTGCGGACAATTTGACACCTACTTAAAGAAGATAGAGCGCACCCTGCATGTGACCATGATTGCCAGGGACGGCGAAATAAAAATTATCGGACCAGAGAAAACTATAGGCCAGGCAAAAAGCGTGTTCAACAACCTGATTGAACTGTCCAAGAGGGGCAATACCATTACGGAACAAAACGTGGATTATGCCCTGTCCCTGTCTTTTACGGAGAATGACGGGCAGATTCTGGAGATTGACAAGGATATCATATGCCGGACCATATCCGGCAAGCCGGTAAAGCCAAAGACGCTGGGGCAGAAGCATTATGTGGATGCTATCCGCAAGAAGATGATTGTGTTCGGCATCGGACCGGCCGGCACGGGAAAGACATACCTTGCCATGGCCATGGCCATCCAGGCCTTTAAGAACGGCGAGGTGGGGCGCATTATCCTTACCAGGCCGGCCATTGAGGCCGGAGAAAAGCTGGGATTCCTGCCGGGCGATCTCCAGAGCAAGATTGACCCGTATCTGCGTCCTCTTTATGACGCCCTGTACCAGATTATGGGGGCGGAAAGCTATCTCCACAATTCGGAGAAGGGGCTTATTGAGGTGGCGCCCCTGGCCTATATGAGAGGAAGAACCCTGGACAACGCCTACATTATCCTGGATGAGGCCCAGAACACCACCCCGGCCCAGATGAAGATGTTCCTGACCAGAATCGGTTTTGGTTCCAAGGTCATCATAACAGGAGACCAGACCCAGAAGGACCTTCCGGGAGACGCTGTTTCCGGTCTGGACACTGCCCTTAAGGTGCTGAAACGGATTGACGACATCGGGTTCTGCTACCTGACCAGTTCCGACGTGGTGCGTCATCCGCTGGTGCAGAAAATTGTACAGGCCTATGAGACATATGAACAAAAGAATACCCCGCCTGCAGGACGGCGCAGGATACGGGAGCGGAATTAATCCGCCAAGGAGAAGTGAGTATGACCATTTCAATTGAATACGAAGCAGAAAAGGTACTGGATTTGCCCTACCGGGAAATCATCGAGGACACTGTGCTGGCTGCCCTGGATTATGAGGGCTGTCCCTATGAGGCAGAGGTCAATGTCATTCTTACGGACAATGACGCCATACAGGAAATCAACCGGGAGCACCGTCAGATTGACGCTCCCACGGACGTGCTGTCCTTTCCTATGGTGGATTATGAGTCGCCATCGGATTTTGACCATGTGGAGGAGGCTGTGGAGGATTACTTCAATCCTGAAACCGGAGAGCTGATGCTGGGGGATATTGTGATTTCCGTGGATAAGGTGGAGGAACAGGCTGAGAAATACGGCCATTCCCAGACCAGGGAGCTGGCCTTCCTGACAGCCCACAGCATGCTCCACCTGTTTGGTTACGACCATATGGAGGACGGCGAGCGGCTGGTGATGGAGGAAAAGCAGAAAGAGATACTGGAAACCAGGGGGTATACAAGATGAGAAACGGGTTCAGATGGATGGCAATCGGTTTAACGGCAGGACTGACGGCAGCAGTCCTTTTGACGGGCTGCGCCAGGGAAGCCAGCGTGGAAGCAACCACGGTTCAGGAGCCTCCTGCCACCACTGAGGCCGCTGAACCCGATATCATCATCCGGTCTGACCCGGAGACAAAAAAGGAGGACACCGGAAACCTGCCGGCATTTTATCTTCCTGAGGAACGGACAGAGGAAAACGGTATGATTCGCAGCTATCTGACCGGCCAGATGGTGGAAACCGCCAAGGGAAACCGCCGGCCCGCGGCTGTGATGATGAGCAATGACAAGGAAGCCAGGCCCCAGTACGGCATTAACAGGGCGGGGGTGGTCTATGAGGCGCCGGTGGAGGGAGGCATGAACCGGTACATGGCCCTGATAGAGGATTACGACGGTCTGGAACGCATTGGTTCCGTGCGCAGCTGCCGGACCTACTACACCTATTTTGCCAGGGAGTTTGACGCTGTCTATGTACACTTTGGACAGAGCACCTTTGCCAAGCCTTACCTGAAAAATGTGGACCATATCAACGGTCTGGACGCCATCGGCGATCTGGCCTTTTACCGCACAAAGGACAAGAAATCGCCTCATAATGCATATACCAGCGGGGACAGGATTACGGCCTCCATAGAGAAGCTGGGGTACACCCAGTCTTACGCCCCGTCCTACAAGGGCCATTATCTTTTTGCCAGGGACGGCAGGGAGGCATCCCTGACAGAGCGTCCGGGAGTCATGGACGCAGGCACGGCAAAGACCGGATATATCATGAACCAGGCATACTTTGTGTACGACCCTTCGGACGGGCTTTACCACCGTTACCAGTACGGCGGCATCCATCAGGGGGATGAAGGGCCTGTTGCGGTGAAAAATGTGATTTTCCAGTACTGCCAGACCGGTCATTACGCCACCACGGATTATCTGGATATCAATGTACATACTACGGAATGCGGGTATTTTATGACTGACGGCAAAGCGATTCCTATTAACTGGGAAAAGGACGGAGAATTCGGTCCCACCCGTTACTTCGATGCCAACCACGATGAAGTTGTGCTGAATCAGGGAAAGACATGGGTCTGCATCATTCCCACCAGGGACTTTGCCAAGTCGGAAATTATCGGAAATGAGGATACACAGTAATAAACATGAATCCAAGGACAAGCAGGAAAAAAACCAGGAAACAGAAAGCAGCTAATTTTGTCATACAGGGAAGCATCCTGGCCATGGCCGGTATCGTGGTACGCATTATCGGCATGCTTTACAGGATGCCCCTTAACGATATTATCGGAAAACAGGGAAACGGATATTATACGTCAGCCTTCAACGTGTATAATATCCTCCTTATATTATCCTCCTACAGCATGCCGGTGGCAGTGTCGAAGATGATATCTGCCCGGCTGGCAAGGGGGGAGCACAGAAACTGCAGCCGCATCTTAAAAGCGGCTCTTATTTATGCTACGGCAGTGGGAGGCATAGCGGCGGTGGTTCTGTGGTTTGGGGCGGATTTGTTCGCACAACTCATCAAGACGCCTTTCAGCCGGTACGCCTTAAAGACCCTGGCGCCCACCATCTGGATCATGGCATATCTGGGCGTGCTCAGAGGATATTTCCAGGGGACGGGCACCATGGTGCCAACGGCCGTATCACAGATTTTAGAACAGATTGTCAACGCGGTGGTCAGCGTGGTCGCAGCCGGAATTCTCTTTGGCGTGGGTACGTCCATTAATGCTGCCCAGGGGGCAAAGGATTATTCCTATGCGCTGGGGGCTGCGGGCGGCACCATCGGCACCGGGGCAGGAGCGCTCACGGCTTTTCTGTTTTTTATATGCCTTACCGCATCCAAAGGGCGGGAGAGAAGGCAGATGGTCCGGGAGGATGTGTCGGGGAGGACGGAGAGCTACCGCCGGATATTTTATGTGCTCACCATTACCGTGCTGCCCATTGTCATCAGCAGCGGCATCTACAACTGCTCCAATGTGGTGGACAATTACCTGTTCGGCCAGGGCATGGACAAGCTGGGGTATATGGAGGATTCCATTGCCACCTACTGGGGCGTGCTGGGACAGTACCAGCTGCTCTTTAATATACCGGTGGCTGTTTCCAACGCCCTTTCATCCTCTCTGATACCGTCCCTCACAAGGGCAGTTGCAAACAGGAACAGAAAGGAGAAGCTGGAGCGGATTGCAACCTCCATCCGTTTTTCCCTGCTGATTGCCATTCCGGCAGCAGTGGGAATTACGGTGTTGGCTAAGCCGGTCTGCAACCTGCTGTTTATCAGTGAGGACAATACCATGCTGATACGGCTCTCCATGGCTGGTTCCCTGGCCGTGGTATTCTACTCCCTGTCAACTGTTACAAACGCTGTCCTCCAGGGCCTGAACCACATGGATGTGCCCATACGCCATGCCGTCATTGCCCTGGTCATTCATGTGGCGGTGCTGGAAGTGTTCCTTATGGTATTTAAGATGGGAATTTACAGTGTGGTGTTTGCCAATATTATATTTGCCCTTGTGATGTGTCTGTTAAATGGACATGCCATTGCCAGGTTTGCCAGATACAGGCAGGAATATAAGAGAACGCTCATCCTGCCCACAATATGCGCCGGCTTCATGGGAGCGGCCGCTTATGGGGTATACAGAGGCATTTACGCCCTGCTTCCCGACCAGCTGATGAGGGGCAGGATGGGTATGGCCATTGTGGTGTTCCCCTCGGTGGCAGTGGCCATCCTGGTCTATGCCGTGCTCCTTGTAAGGTTCAGGGCAGTGGAGGAGGAAGAGCTTAAGGGAATGCCGGGAGGAAGGAGACTGGTCCGTCTTTTGAACCGGTTCCGGCTTCTGGGATAAGCGACAAAAGGGCGTGTTTGTTGTATTTATCAGGAAAAATTTGAGAATGCATGATTAAAACAGAATAAGAAAGCAGATACTAACCTTAAAGCGGCGTCCGGCGCCATGCTGACCGGCATGGCGGGGCCTGGGCCGGCGAGGAGGTTAGTGCATGAAGAAGTTATTATACTGCTTTGCCCTGTTTGCAGTCACATCCATTGTGTGTCTCATTGTTGCGTATGGAATTACCCGGTATAGCGTCAGGCAGGAACAGGCAGTTCCCAATACGGTCATTGAGACGGAGACAGTCAACGATGTGGATGACAGGGCCGCCATGAACCAGGAACAGGTAAAGCCAATACTGGAAAGCGTTTCTCCGGCAGAAGAATACTATCTTGTGTCGGAGTCCGGCTTTCTCCTGGTATTCTGCAGCGACCGCAGCACCATCTGCCTCTATACCCATATTCCTGTCACGGATTTTCCGGAAAAGGAGAGGGAGAAGCTGATGGAGGGCATATGGTTTCCGTCTATGATGGATGTATACCATTATTTGGAATCGTATACAAGCTGATGAGATCCGGCTATGCGGCGGTCGGATTGTCTGTTTCATTTTTACGGATGAAGAATAGAGGTATCCATCTGTGGAAGCAGATTAATACATGAAAGTAAAGTGATATATGGAAGCAAAGTAATACATGGAAGCAAAGTAATACGTGAGGCAGGGGTTAAAAGGGACCGGATTTCCGCACTGGGAATCCGGTCCTTTCTGCGAATACCAGGATTTGAGGCGGCTGTTTGGGCGGGCTTTTGGCAGTCCGGCGCCGTAAATAACAGGAAACAGTTGAAATGTGGCAGAAAAACATATAAAATGGGGTGTAAACTTAAGAGCATTAAGAGCAGGATAAGGAGCTTTGGAACAATCATGAGAAAACGAATCGTCATCATAGGAGGCGGGGCCTCGGGACTGACTGCGGCTATTGGCGGGGCCAGGAACGGGGCCCATGTGACCATTGTGGAGCACATGGACCGGGTGGGAAAGAAAATCCTGTCCACGGGCAACGGCAGGTGCAACCTGACCAATCTGCGGATGGAGGCGGACTGTTACCGCTGCGGCCGGAAGGAGTTTCCCATGGAAGTTATCCGGGGCTTTGGGGTGGATGAGACCCTGGCTTTTTTTAAAGGTCTTGGAATAGAGCCAAAGGACAGAAACGGATATATTTATCCCAATTCGGACCAGGCATCGGCTGTGTTAGACGTGCTCCGCAGCGAGGTGGAGCGACTGGGCGTGGCGGTGCTTCTTTCGTGCCGTGTGGAGAAGATAGAGCCGGCGGCCGGCGGCGGTCACGTCTGTTATAAAGTGTATACAGACCAGGGCATACTGGACGCGGACGCAGTGATTCTGGCAGCCGGCTCCAAGGCAGCTCCGTCCACCGGTTCAGACGGAAGCGGCTATGAGCTGGCAGGGAGACTGGGACACCGGGTGATTAAACCCCTTCCCGCCCTGGTGCAGCTGCGGTGCCAGGGAAACCTGTACCGGCAGATGGCGGGTATCCGTACGGAGGCCGGGGTAAAGCTCATGGCGGCCGGTGAACTGCTGGCCCGGGACAGGGGAGAGCTGCAGCTGACAGATTACGGCCTGTCCGGCATCCCTGTATTCCAGGTCAGCCGGTTTGCGGCCAGGGCCCTGGACCAGGGTAAGAGGGTCACAGCCCTGGTGGACTTTATGCCGTCCTGGGATGACGGTGAGGCCTTTGGCCTGCTTAAAAAGCGCGCGTCTCTTCTGGGCCATAAGACGGTGGAGGAACTGTTTACAGGTCTGCTGAACAAGAAGCTGGCCCTGGTTCTCATTAAGCTGGCAGGCATCAAACCGTCCCAGAAGTCCGGGGATCTGTCCCCAAAACAGCTGAAACTGCTTCTGGGACAGATAAAGTCCTATGAAGCCATTGTCATGTCAGTGAATCCCTTTGCCAATGCCCAGGTGTGCTGCGGCGGGGTGGACACCGGTGAGGTGGATGCCGCCACCATGGAATCCAGGCTTCATGCTAATCTGTATCTGGCGGGAGAATTGCTGGATGTGGATGGAATCTGCGGCGGATACAACCTGCAGTTTGCCTGGTCCAGCGGTATGATAGCGGGGACACATGCGGCGGGAGGACATTCCGTTGGGAAACATGAGGCAGGCGCAAATAAGGCGGCGGCACATGGGGCATATGCCCCTGCCCCAGACGGAAAGAGGAACAGAAAATGATTCGTATTAATCAGTTAAAAATGCCCCTGGGACACGACAGGGCCGGCCTTTTGGAGAAAGCTGCCAGGGTACTGCGTGTTCCGTCAGGGGAGATAGAGAAGCTTACCATCGTCAAGCAGTCCGTGGACGCCAGAAAGAAGCCGGATATATGGTACAGTTACGTGGTGGACATAGGAATCAGGCAGGCCGGACTCCAGAAGGAGGAAAAGCTGGTGCGCAGGCTGAAGGACCGGAATGTGGCGGTCCATAAGGAAGCACCTTACCGGCTTCCTGAGCCGGGTACTGAGTGTATGGCGGGCCGGCCTGTCATTATCGGCACCGGCCCGGCCGGACTGTTCTGCGGCCTT
Coding sequences within:
- a CDS encoding sporulation protein YqfD, whose amino-acid sequence is MIEWLLHNWEGYVRLRLHGYSPERFLNLCNARGLEVWGLICNRDGDYEFFMTVEGYRRVKPLVRKAQVRLHITGRFGLPFFIYRHRKRWYYGAGIMAFFLVLYVMSLFIWDIQFEGNYRYTYDTLVRFLDTQDIDYGMLKARINCEDLEASMRTSFPEITWVSARVSGTRLLIHIKENEVLSTIPEKDETPCDIVASQPGIITSMVVRQGVAQVCVGDQVEEGQVLVSGRVPIIGDNEEEINAYMVHADADIVARTVKQYEKTFPLLHQERVHTGRRRRGWYMKAGAWSFTFLTPVRGQGEWDYSMEEKQLRLFSNFYLPVYIGAIQGREMAAYERNYREDELKELSKAINYQFVKNLEEKGVQILENNDRIETSVSECRLTGELVTEESIVKTQPAAEPDMNSGGEPGEKPEETITAE
- a CDS encoding PhoH family protein → MSVIETMIDIPAEHERNVCGQFDTYLKKIERTLHVTMIARDGEIKIIGPEKTIGQAKSVFNNLIELSKRGNTITEQNVDYALSLSFTENDGQILEIDKDIICRTISGKPVKPKTLGQKHYVDAIRKKMIVFGIGPAGTGKTYLAMAMAIQAFKNGEVGRIILTRPAIEAGEKLGFLPGDLQSKIDPYLRPLYDALYQIMGAESYLHNSEKGLIEVAPLAYMRGRTLDNAYIILDEAQNTTPAQMKMFLTRIGFGSKVIITGDQTQKDLPGDAVSGLDTALKVLKRIDDIGFCYLTSSDVVRHPLVQKIVQAYETYEQKNTPPAGRRRIRERN
- the ybeY gene encoding rRNA maturation RNase YbeY, with protein sequence MTISIEYEAEKVLDLPYREIIEDTVLAALDYEGCPYEAEVNVILTDNDAIQEINREHRQIDAPTDVLSFPMVDYESPSDFDHVEEAVEDYFNPETGELMLGDIVISVDKVEEQAEKYGHSQTRELAFLTAHSMLHLFGYDHMEDGERLVMEEKQKEILETRGYTR
- a CDS encoding DUF3048 domain-containing protein; the encoded protein is MRNGFRWMAIGLTAGLTAAVLLTGCAREASVEATTVQEPPATTEAAEPDIIIRSDPETKKEDTGNLPAFYLPEERTEENGMIRSYLTGQMVETAKGNRRPAAVMMSNDKEARPQYGINRAGVVYEAPVEGGMNRYMALIEDYDGLERIGSVRSCRTYYTYFAREFDAVYVHFGQSTFAKPYLKNVDHINGLDAIGDLAFYRTKDKKSPHNAYTSGDRITASIEKLGYTQSYAPSYKGHYLFARDGREASLTERPGVMDAGTAKTGYIMNQAYFVYDPSDGLYHRYQYGGIHQGDEGPVAVKNVIFQYCQTGHYATTDYLDINVHTTECGYFMTDGKAIPINWEKDGEFGPTRYFDANHDEVVLNQGKTWVCIIPTRDFAKSEIIGNEDTQ
- a CDS encoding putative polysaccharide biosynthesis protein encodes the protein MNPRTSRKKTRKQKAANFVIQGSILAMAGIVVRIIGMLYRMPLNDIIGKQGNGYYTSAFNVYNILLILSSYSMPVAVSKMISARLARGEHRNCSRILKAALIYATAVGGIAAVVLWFGADLFAQLIKTPFSRYALKTLAPTIWIMAYLGVLRGYFQGTGTMVPTAVSQILEQIVNAVVSVVAAGILFGVGTSINAAQGAKDYSYALGAAGGTIGTGAGALTAFLFFICLTASKGRERRQMVREDVSGRTESYRRIFYVLTITVLPIVISSGIYNCSNVVDNYLFGQGMDKLGYMEDSIATYWGVLGQYQLLFNIPVAVSNALSSSLIPSLTRAVANRNRKEKLERIATSIRFSLLIAIPAAVGITVLAKPVCNLLFISEDNTMLIRLSMAGSLAVVFYSLSTVTNAVLQGLNHMDVPIRHAVIALVIHVAVLEVFLMVFKMGIYSVVFANIIFALVMCLLNGHAIARFARYRQEYKRTLILPTICAGFMGAAAYGVYRGIYALLPDQLMRGRMGMAIVVFPSVAVAILVYAVLLVRFRAVEEEELKGMPGGRRLVRLLNRFRLLG